One Methylocystis iwaonis genomic window, AGCCGAGCAACAATGCGAGCGGGATGAGAAAGAGAAGCACCGTCATTCCGCCGCCTCCAATCTGGTCACGTGTTCCCGCGCATCGGCGGAGGCGACATCCTGCTCTCTCTCCCGCGAAGCGGGGGAGAGGTGGAGAGGGGGCGCTTGGGGAGATGGCGATCGTTCGCCACCTGCCCCTGCCCGCAAGGCGTTCAACGTCACCAGGATCGACGATCCCGACATCGCCGCCGCCGCGATCAAAGGCGTGAGAAGCCCCGCCATGGCGAGCGGCACAGCCAAAACATTGTAGATCACCGAGAGCGCCAGATTCTCGCGCATCAAGGCGCGCGCCCGACGCGCGACCTCCAGCGCGGTGAGGACAGGCGCGAGGCGTTCGCCGAGAAACACGGCGTCGGCCGCCGCCTGGGTGATCTGCGTGGCGTCGATCGGCGAGATGGACACATAGGCCGATGCGAGCGCCGGCGCATCGTTCAATCCATCGCCGACCATCAAAACCTTGCGGCCCTCGGCGCGCAAGGCTTCGAGCCGCGCGACCTTCCCGGCCGGCTTCAAGGCGCCGGACCAGGTCGAGACGCCGAGCGCGCGGGCGATTTTTTCGACAGCCTCAACACGGTCGCCGGACAGGATTTCGATCGCGACGCCGCGCTCTTTCAGGGCCGTAATGGCCTCGACGGCGTCGCTGCGCAAGACCTGCCGGATCTGGAAAAGCGCCTGCGCGTCGCCATGCCGGAAGGCGACGAGCGAGACATCCCCGTCGAGCGCATCGAGACGCGCAGCCTCGTGATCGAGCCCGCAGAAATGCGGCGAGCCGAGCCGCGCCTCGACGCCCGCGACCATGGCGCAGACGCCCTGCCCATGATCCTCGCGCGCGTCGAGCGCCGTTGCGCGTGGCCGCTCCTGCGCGACGGCGCGCGCGAGCGGATGGCTGCTCGCCCGCGCGAGACGCGCCGCTAGGTCGATGACTCCCGCATCGATCTCACGAGCGTTGACAACGCGCGGCTCGGGCGTGGTCAGCGTGCCGGTCTTGTCGAAGACGATCGTGTCGGCCTCTGCAAGACGCTCGATGGCGTCAGCGCTGTTGAGCAGCACGCCGGCGCGAAACAGCGCGCCGCTCGCCACGACCTGCACCGCCGGCACGGCGAGCGCCAGAGCGCAGGGGCAGGTGATGATGAGCACGCAGATCGCCGTAATGAGCGCATGATGCAGGCTTGCGCCATGCCACATCCAAAAGAGCGCCGTGGACAGCGCCGCGAGATGAACCATGGGCGCATAAAGCCGCGACACTCGGTCGGCGAGGCGCCGATAGCGCGAGCGCGCATTGGTCGCCTTTTCCAAGAGCCGCTCGATGTCGTCGAGCAATGTCTCGCCATTGCCGGCTTCAACGCGGATGGTGAGCGCACCGTCGTAATTCATGCTGCCGGCGTAGACTTGGTCGCCCGATAGAACCGCGCGCTGCTTCGTCTCGCCGGTGATCAGGCTTTCGTCGAGTTGCGACGCGCCTGTTTCGATCACGCCGTCGACGGGAAGGCGCTCGCCCGGCTTCACCCGCACGATGTCGCCGGCGGCGATTTTAGCGAGCGGAACGAGCGTCTCGGCGCCGTCGCTGGACAGGCGGCAGGCAAGCGGCGCGCGCAACGCCGCAAGATTGGCCGCAACCGCGCGCGTCTTGCGCCGCATGGCGTGATCCAGGAAGCGGCCCAGCAGCAAGAAGGACAGCAGCATGGTCGCGCTGTCGAAATAGGCGTGCTCGGCATGCGTCAGCGTCTCATAGACGGACATGCCGAGCGCCAGCAACACGCCGAGCGAGATCGGCACATCCATATTGAGCCGCCCGGCACGCAACGCGCCGAAAGCGCTCTTGAAGAAAGGCTGGCCGGCGAAAGCCGCCGCCGGCAGCGCGATGAGCGCCGAAACGCCGTGGAAAAGATCGCGCGTCGCCGGATCGATGTCGCCGCCGACCCAGACGCCGACGGAGAGCAGCATGATGTTCATCGCCGCAAAGCCGGCGATGGCGAGGCAGCGCAACAGGAAGCGCGAGGTTTCGATCTCCTCGCGCTCGCTCTGCGCGAGTTCGAAAGGATGCAGCGTATAGCCCATGCGGCGCAGGCGCTCGAAGGCGGCGGCGAGATCGAAGGAGTCGCCGCGCCATTCCAACGCCAGACGACGGTTGCCGTAATTCACGCGGGCATGATCGAGGCCGGGAAGATCGCTCAAGCCGTGCTCGATCTCGCCGATGCAGGCGGCGCAAGTCATGCCGTCGATTGCCGCCTCGAAGCGGCGCGCGCCATTTTCGCTGCGGGTGACGAGAGAGTCGAGATCGAAAGCGGCGGTCATGCGAGCCTCTTTGAATCAACCAGACTGGGGGTGAGCCCCTCTACCTCCCCTTTACGGGGAGGTCGGCGGTCGTAGACCGCCGGGTGGGGTTCTCGCCGCTACGGCTGGGGTTGGGGCGGGCCCCACCCGTCGCGCTACGCGCGCCACCCTCCCCGTAAAGGGAAGGGATGGGCTCACGCCCACCGTCGCCAATACCCTTACTCCACGTCGATCCTGTTCTTCGAGCGGAACACTTCATCGCCGCCCCGCGACGCCGTCAAGACGAGATCGCGTTGCCCCGCGGGGATTACGGCCTTGCCCGCATAGCGCCCCGACGCGGTCTGCTCGAGCTTCACGCGCACATCCTTCGAGAGATCCGCGGGCGCCGCGAACAGCGCTGTCATCTGCGCGCCGGACACGTCGGCCCCGTCGCCATCGCGCGCGACGACGCGGATTTCCGTCTCGCCGGAAGCCAGGCGCGACAGCCGCGCGTCGACCTTCCAGTCGCGCATCGCCTGCTCTCTCGCATGCGCAATGTCACGATTATAGGCGAGGCCGCGCTCATAAGGACGCGCCACCACTTCGCCCGAAAAGGTCTTCAGCGCCTTGTAGATCATCACGCCATTGACGGCGCCGACGAAGAGGAAGAAGCCGACCATCATCGCCAGCACCTTCCGCCCGCTGAGCGGCCTGCCGCCGGCCTCGTAGTCGGATTTCATATTGCGCGGATTGCTCATGACCATGCTCATGTCGCTTCCTCACGGCCAGATGAAAACGTCCGTCACCTGCGTCGCCTCGCCGCTTACGGCGTCGGTCGTGGTGAAGGTAACGGGGGCCTGTCCCTTGCTCCCGCCCGCGCCGTGGGTCGAGAGCAGAACGCGCGCTTCGCGGGTTTGATCCGGGCCGACCTCGATCACGGCCTTGCCTTTGTTGCCCGGCGTCACGCCGACGATCTCCAACTGCGCGCCCGCGACGCCGGAGACGGCGATGGTGAAGCTCCGCGCCTCCGCCTTCTTATTGGCGAAGCGCAGCGTATAGCCATTGCGCACGCCGCCGTCTTTCAGACGCACGGCGAGCGGATTGCGATCGTGCAGCACGCTCACATGCATGTCGTCGCGCGTCGCGAGCGTTACCGACATGAAGCCGGCGACGCCGAGAATGAGCAGGACGTAAAGCACGGTCCGCACGCGGAACGGCTTGTAGATCGCGCTCTCGCCGCATTGGCGGCGCTTGACGTTCATCTCCGTATCGTAGCCGATGAGCCGCGCCGGGCGATGAATTTTCTCCATGATCGCGTCGCAGGCGTCGATGCAGAGGCCACACTGAATGCAGCCGAGTTGCGACCCCTTACGGATGTCGACGCCCGTCGGACAGACGGCGACGCATTGGCCGCAATCCACGCAATCGCCCGACGGCAGATTGGCCGCGCGTGCCGCGGTCGCTTGCTTAAGCGACATGCGCGGCTCGCCGCGATCGTAGCGATAAGTGACATTCAGCGCATATTCGTCCGTCAGAGCCGCCTGAATGCGCGGCCAGGGGCAGGCGTGCAGGCAAAGCTTCTCGCGCATCACGCCGGCGAAGACGTAAGTCGTGAAGGTGAGAATGCCGATCCAGAGATAGGTGTCGAAGGCGCCGTTTCGGAATGTCGCCAATTTCCACACGACTGTCGGCGCGTCGGTGAAATAGAGCACCCAGGCGCCGCCGGTCCACCAGGCGATGAGCAGCCACAAGAAATGCTTCGAAACCTTTTTGCGGATTTTATCGCGCGTCCACGGACTTTCGTCGAGCGTGACGCGGTCGCGCGCATCGCCCTCGATCCAACGCTCGGTCGTCAGATAGAAATCGGTCCACACCGTCTGCGGGCACATATAGCCGCACCAGATGCGGCCGGCGACGGCGTTCATGAGAAAAAGCGCCAGCGCCGCGAGGATCAGAAGGCCGGTGACGTAATAGACTTCCTGCGGCCAGATCTCGATGAAGAAGAAATAAAAGCGCCGGTGCGGGAAATCGACGAGAACGGCCTGGCTCGGCGCGTTGAGCCCACGATCCCAGCGCACGAAGGGAAGAAAATAATAGATTGCGAGCGTCGCGAATTGAATGCCCCATTTGATGCGGCGGAATTGTCCGTCGACCTTCTTGGGATAGACCTTGTGCGGCGCTTCGACGATGGGGTCGTCGAGAAGAATTGATTGGGTTTCCGCGCTGGACATGGCTTCAACTCACTGGTTCAGATGATCGGGCTCCCCCTCTCCCGCTTGCGGGAGAGGGCGGCCTCTCCCGCTTGCGGGAGAGGGCGGCCCTCGCGTGAGCGAGGGTTGGGTGAGGGCCCTCATCCGTCACCGCTTCGCGGCGACACCTTCTCCCGCAAGGGGGAGAAGGAGAATCCTCCCTTACTGCCCGCCGCCGAGCGAATGCACATAGACGGCGAGCGCTTTGATCGTCGTGTCGTCGAGCCTGCCTTTCCAGGCCGGCATCACCGCGCCGCCGCCATTGGCGATGCGCGCGACGATGGTCGGCTTGTCGGCGCCATAGAGCCAGACCTGATCGTAAAGCGCCGGCGCGCCCATCTCGGGATTGCCCTTGCCTTCGACGCCGTGGCAACTCGCGCAGTTCTCGGCGTAGAGCTTCTCGCCCTGCGGCGTCGGCGCATCCGAATCCGGCGTCTCGGCATAGGTGCGCACGTGATCGGCGACGATCGCGATCTGCTCCGGCGTCAGAATGCCGTCGCGCCCAAAGGCCGGCATGGCGGAGGAGCGGGTCGCCTTATCGGCGTCCCAGCGCACGCCATGCTCGATCGTCTGCTTTATGTCGGCGAGCTTGCCGCCCCACAGCCAATCGTCGTCGTTGAGGTTGGCGTAGCCCTTGGCGCCCTGCCCGCCGGCGCCATGGCACGACGCGCAGTTCGTGGCGAATGCGACCTTGCCCACCATGCGCGCGGCAGCGAGAAGCTCGGGATCGGACTCGATCTTGTCGAGCGGCGCAGCGGCGATCTTTCCGAGGACGGGGCCACGCGTTGTTTGCAGATCGGCGACGTCGGAGGCCACCTGTGTGCGCGAGCTCCAGGCGAAAAGACCCTGTGTTCCGCCCGACAACGTCGGCCAGGCGGGATAGACAATCGTATAGCCGACGCCCCAGATGATCGTGATCCAGAAGGTCCACACCCACCAGCGCGGCAGCGGCGTGTTCAGTTCCTCTATGCCGTCCCATTCATGGCCCGTGGTCGGCACGCCGCTCGCCGGGTCGATTCTGACCTTGCCTGTTCTTGCCTGGCCATTCTCAAACGTGTCGTCAGACATCGTCGTCATCCTCTCGAAAGGGAATTCGGGCGTCATGTTCGAATTGCTTCCGCCGCGACGGCCAGAAGACGTAAACGATGACGCCCAGGAAAATCAGGCCGAAGAAGATCAGACCCCAGGAGGCCGCGAAGGCGCGCAAGCTTTCATAGGTCGAGATGACTTCGGCGTTTCCAGCGTTCATCGGATCACCTGACATTCGCTTTATCGTCGTAGATCTTGAAATCGACCGAGACGCCGAGATGCTGCAGATAGGCGACGAGCGCATCCTCCTCGGTCACACCGGATTTCGACGGCGAGTCCGTGAAGGCGGCGTTGGGATAACGCTTCTGCATCTCGCTCGCGCCCTGCGCGTCAGCGGAAAGCTGCGCGGCGAGATCGCCCGGCGCGTTGTCGATCTGTTCGTCGGTGTAGGGCACGCCGACGACGCGCAGCGTCCGCATCTGCTCGGCGAGATGCTCGCCGTCGAGCGGCGTCTGCGAGAGGAAGGCGTAGCCCGGCATGATCGAGGACGGCACCACCGAGCGCGGGTTGCGCAAATGATCGCGATGCCAATCGTTCGAATATTTGCCGCCAACACGCGCGAGATCGGGCCCCGTGCGCTTCGAGCCCCATTGGAACGGGTGGTCGTACATGCTCTCCGCTGCGAGCGAATAATGGCCGTAGCGCTCGACCTCGTCGCGTAAGGGTCGGATCATTTGCGAGTGGCAGGTGTAGCAGCCCTCGCGGATGTAAATATTGTAGCCCGCGAGCTCCAGAGGCGAATAGGGCCGCACGCCTTCCACCTGCTCGATCGTGTTCTTGAGATAGAACAGCGGCACGATCTCGACGATGCCGCCGACCGACACGAGAAGCAGGATGCCGACGATGAGCAGGATCGAATTGGTCTCTAAGATTTTCTGAAGCCCGCCGCCGGCGGGCGCATGTTGAGCGGATTGCGACATGGCTTTCGTCCTCACTCGGCAGGCAGGGGAGAGGCGGCGACGTCTTGCGCGGATTCGAGCGCGGGCGAGGCGAGCGTGCGCCAGATGTTGTAGACCATGATCAGCGCGCCGATGAGGAACAGCCCGCCGCCGATAGCGCGGATGACATATTCAGGATGCAGCGCCTCAGTGGTCTCGACGAAGGAATATTCGAGGAAGCCTTGCGGCGTATAGGCGCGCCACATCAGCCCCTGCATGATGCCCGCCACCCACATCGAGGAGATGTAGAAGACGATGCCGATCGTCGAGATCCAGAAGTGCCAGTTCACG contains:
- a CDS encoding heavy metal translocating P-type ATPase, producing MTAAFDLDSLVTRSENGARRFEAAIDGMTCAACIGEIEHGLSDLPGLDHARVNYGNRRLALEWRGDSFDLAAAFERLRRMGYTLHPFELAQSEREEIETSRFLLRCLAIAGFAAMNIMLLSVGVWVGGDIDPATRDLFHGVSALIALPAAAFAGQPFFKSAFGALRAGRLNMDVPISLGVLLALGMSVYETLTHAEHAYFDSATMLLSFLLLGRFLDHAMRRKTRAVAANLAALRAPLACRLSSDGAETLVPLAKIAAGDIVRVKPGERLPVDGVIETGASQLDESLITGETKQRAVLSGDQVYAGSMNYDGALTIRVEAGNGETLLDDIERLLEKATNARSRYRRLADRVSRLYAPMVHLAALSTALFWMWHGASLHHALITAICVLIITCPCALALAVPAVQVVASGALFRAGVLLNSADAIERLAEADTIVFDKTGTLTTPEPRVVNAREIDAGVIDLAARLARASSHPLARAVAQERPRATALDAREDHGQGVCAMVAGVEARLGSPHFCGLDHEAARLDALDGDVSLVAFRHGDAQALFQIRQVLRSDAVEAITALKERGVAIEILSGDRVEAVEKIARALGVSTWSGALKPAGKVARLEALRAEGRKVLMVGDGLNDAPALASAYVSISPIDATQITQAAADAVFLGERLAPVLTALEVARRARALMRENLALSVIYNVLAVPLAMAGLLTPLIAAAAMSGSSILVTLNALRAGAGGERSPSPQAPPLHLSPASREREQDVASADAREHVTRLEAAE
- a CDS encoding FixH family protein, producing MSMVMSNPRNMKSDYEAGGRPLSGRKVLAMMVGFFLFVGAVNGVMIYKALKTFSGEVVARPYERGLAYNRDIAHAREQAMRDWKVDARLSRLASGETEIRVVARDGDGADVSGAQMTALFAAPADLSKDVRVKLEQTASGRYAGKAVIPAGQRDLVLTASRGGDEVFRSKNRIDVE
- the ccoG gene encoding cytochrome c oxidase accessory protein CcoG, which translates into the protein MSSAETQSILLDDPIVEAPHKVYPKKVDGQFRRIKWGIQFATLAIYYFLPFVRWDRGLNAPSQAVLVDFPHRRFYFFFIEIWPQEVYYVTGLLILAALALFLMNAVAGRIWCGYMCPQTVWTDFYLTTERWIEGDARDRVTLDESPWTRDKIRKKVSKHFLWLLIAWWTGGAWVLYFTDAPTVVWKLATFRNGAFDTYLWIGILTFTTYVFAGVMREKLCLHACPWPRIQAALTDEYALNVTYRYDRGEPRMSLKQATAARAANLPSGDCVDCGQCVAVCPTGVDIRKGSQLGCIQCGLCIDACDAIMEKIHRPARLIGYDTEMNVKRRQCGESAIYKPFRVRTVLYVLLILGVAGFMSVTLATRDDMHVSVLHDRNPLAVRLKDGGVRNGYTLRFANKKAEARSFTIAVSGVAGAQLEIVGVTPGNKGKAVIEVGPDQTREARVLLSTHGAGGSKGQAPVTFTTTDAVSGEATQVTDVFIWP
- the ccoP gene encoding cytochrome-c oxidase, cbb3-type subunit III, with the translated sequence MTTMSDDTFENGQARTGKVRIDPASGVPTTGHEWDGIEELNTPLPRWWVWTFWITIIWGVGYTIVYPAWPTLSGGTQGLFAWSSRTQVASDVADLQTTRGPVLGKIAAAPLDKIESDPELLAAARMVGKVAFATNCASCHGAGGQGAKGYANLNDDDWLWGGKLADIKQTIEHGVRWDADKATRSSAMPAFGRDGILTPEQIAIVADHVRTYAETPDSDAPTPQGEKLYAENCASCHGVEGKGNPEMGAPALYDQVWLYGADKPTIVARIANGGGAVMPAWKGRLDDTTIKALAVYVHSLGGGQ
- a CDS encoding cbb3-type cytochrome c oxidase subunit 3, coding for MNAGNAEVISTYESLRAFAASWGLIFFGLIFLGVIVYVFWPSRRKQFEHDARIPFREDDDDV
- the ccoO gene encoding cytochrome-c oxidase, cbb3-type subunit II, with amino-acid sequence MSQSAQHAPAGGGLQKILETNSILLIVGILLLVSVGGIVEIVPLFYLKNTIEQVEGVRPYSPLELAGYNIYIREGCYTCHSQMIRPLRDEVERYGHYSLAAESMYDHPFQWGSKRTGPDLARVGGKYSNDWHRDHLRNPRSVVPSSIMPGYAFLSQTPLDGEHLAEQMRTLRVVGVPYTDEQIDNAPGDLAAQLSADAQGASEMQKRYPNAAFTDSPSKSGVTEEDALVAYLQHLGVSVDFKIYDDKANVR